Proteins encoded in a region of the Candidatus Moanabacter tarae genome:
- a CDS encoding UDP-glucose 4-epimerase codes for MRSLVTGGAGFLGSHLCERLLRDGHEVICLDNLFTGSKSNIIHLLSDPGFEFMRHDVVEPFKVEVDRIYNLACPASPPHYQFNPIKTVKTSVMGVINCLGLAKSTAGRILQASTSEIYGDPKEHPQSEAYRGNVNPIGLRACYDEGKRCAETLCFDYHRENNVDIRVVRIFNTYGPRMDPSDGRVVSNFIVQALRGDPITIYGDGTQTRSFCYVDDLISGIVRMMDQEEIVGPVNLGNPVEFTMCELSEWVIKLTGSSSRVVFEELPEDDPRQRRPDISLAAESLGWVPKIELESGLRKTVSYFKELISSG; via the coding sequence ATGCGTTCGTTGGTAACAGGAGGTGCAGGTTTTCTAGGTAGTCATCTTTGCGAGCGACTTTTGCGAGATGGGCACGAGGTGATATGCTTGGACAACCTCTTTACGGGTTCGAAAAGCAACATCATTCATTTACTTAGTGACCCAGGGTTTGAGTTCATGCGACACGATGTGGTTGAACCATTCAAGGTTGAAGTAGATCGGATTTACAATCTTGCCTGTCCTGCTTCACCACCACACTATCAGTTTAATCCAATCAAGACGGTTAAGACCTCTGTAATGGGTGTAATTAATTGCCTAGGTTTGGCAAAGAGTACGGCGGGACGCATTTTGCAAGCCTCGACGTCAGAAATTTATGGCGATCCTAAGGAACATCCCCAAAGCGAGGCTTATCGAGGTAATGTCAATCCAATCGGTTTACGGGCTTGTTATGATGAGGGAAAACGTTGTGCCGAAACATTGTGCTTCGACTACCATCGTGAAAATAACGTCGACATACGTGTAGTTCGAATATTCAATACATACGGTCCTCGGATGGACCCGAGTGACGGTAGGGTGGTGTCAAATTTTATCGTCCAGGCTTTGCGAGGAGACCCAATCACCATTTACGGAGATGGCACTCAGACCCGCTCGTTTTGTTACGTGGACGATTTGATTTCTGGAATTGTTCGGATGATGGACCAGGAGGAGATTGTTGGTCCGGTTAACCTAGGCAACCCGGTGGAGTTTACAATGTGTGAGCTGAGTGAATGGGTGATAAAATTGACAGGCAGTTCCTCTCGGGTAGTATTTGAGGAATTGCCAGAGGATGATCCGAGGCAACGTCGGCCTGACATCTCGCTGGCAGCGGAGTCCTTAGGATGGGTTCCCAAAATTGAACTAGAATCTGGGCTTCGGAAGACGGTTTCGTATTTCAAGGAATTAATCTCTTCAGGTTGA
- the secA gene encoding Protein translocase subunit SecA, with amino-acid sequence MISKILKALTGRHYRKYLKKVNPLVAAINRYEEEFQRLSDEELKGKTEEFKRRHREGESLKDLLPEAFAAVKNAARRLVGRTVTVCDHEIIWDMVHFDVQLIGGIALNDRHIAEMATGEGKTLAATLPLYLNALTGKNCQLVTVNDYLARRDSEWMGYIYRFLGLSVGCIQNSMDPVARREIYGYDITYGTASEFGFDCLRDNGMATRIEDQVQRDHYYCIIDEVDSILVDEARTPLIISGPVQVDREMPFQELKPSISRLVRQQSVLCNQLILEAKKELNGGGGEDFDVFNKLLQVKLGMPKNKQFLRIMEDGGVRKPFDKFELEMGSDFNKEQFFSLKEELFFLIDEKGHQADLTEKGRRFLRPDDEDAFVLPDLPSIYSEIDGKNDLEPEERDRKKSDEQKRFEKLSEDIHGISQLLRAYSLYERDVEYIVKDGKVMIIDENTGRIMPGRRWSDGLHQAVEAKEGVVIEKESKTYATITIQNYFRMYEKLSGMTGTAETEANEFRDIYNLDVMVIPTNCPMIRDDQDDLIYKTRRDKYNAVINEIKEANERGQPVLVGTVSVEASEVLSRMLKRSNIAHKVLNAKFHAQEAEIVARAGERGGVTIATNMAGRGTDIKLSKGIPELGGLYVIGTERHTSRRIDRQLRGRSGRQGDLGLSRFFISLEDDLLRLFGNAGAMGKLLEKSVGEGEVPLPSWVIENAQKRVEEQNYSARKRLLQYDDVLNKQREVVYSIRNDAIQSKSPKGIVLELVEEELDFRLEESGVFDEKTVSNGALEVFQNWIKTHFPVILKIEDLRERAPEGIKAHALDRIKTAYATKESVEEPEALQALERYVVINSVDKHWQDHLTEMDDLRQSVGLRGYGQKDPLSEYKSEAFLYFEQMMGNIRSDICMNLFRSATNIKAFDNMLAMLSRTARKYGPESVDGSSFIQGSGTDNRQTGEVELPKVTVRREGPKLGRNDPCICGSGRKYKKCCGRRV; translated from the coding sequence ATGATTTCTAAAATATTAAAAGCGCTTACAGGAAGGCACTATCGGAAATACCTTAAAAAGGTGAATCCGTTAGTTGCTGCTATCAACCGATACGAGGAAGAGTTTCAACGTCTTTCTGATGAAGAGTTAAAGGGGAAGACCGAGGAGTTCAAGCGCCGGCACAGAGAAGGAGAGAGTCTCAAAGATTTGCTTCCGGAAGCTTTCGCAGCGGTAAAAAATGCAGCCCGGAGGTTAGTTGGGCGGACGGTGACAGTGTGTGATCATGAAATCATATGGGATATGGTTCATTTCGATGTTCAGCTGATTGGAGGTATTGCACTCAATGATCGGCATATAGCTGAGATGGCAACAGGAGAGGGCAAGACACTTGCAGCGACGCTTCCTCTCTACCTAAATGCGTTGACGGGTAAGAACTGTCAGCTGGTGACGGTGAATGATTACTTAGCGAGAAGAGATTCAGAGTGGATGGGGTACATTTATCGGTTTCTCGGACTCTCGGTTGGTTGTATCCAGAATTCAATGGATCCTGTCGCCCGTCGTGAAATCTATGGATATGACATTACCTATGGCACGGCTAGTGAATTCGGATTTGATTGCCTTCGCGACAATGGAATGGCGACGCGTATTGAGGACCAGGTTCAGAGGGACCACTACTATTGTATTATCGACGAAGTAGATTCCATATTAGTAGATGAAGCGCGTACTCCTTTGATTATTTCTGGGCCGGTCCAGGTTGATAGAGAGATGCCCTTCCAGGAGCTGAAGCCAAGTATTTCGCGATTGGTTCGACAGCAATCTGTGCTATGCAATCAACTTATATTGGAGGCAAAAAAGGAGTTGAATGGGGGAGGCGGAGAGGATTTCGATGTCTTTAATAAACTTCTCCAGGTAAAACTCGGAATGCCCAAAAACAAACAGTTTCTGCGTATTATGGAAGACGGAGGCGTTCGAAAACCATTTGATAAATTCGAATTGGAAATGGGCAGTGATTTCAACAAGGAGCAGTTCTTCTCTCTAAAAGAAGAGCTCTTCTTTCTCATCGATGAAAAAGGGCATCAAGCAGATTTGACGGAGAAAGGGAGGCGTTTTCTACGCCCAGATGACGAAGATGCCTTTGTTTTACCTGATCTTCCATCGATCTATTCAGAGATCGATGGAAAAAATGATCTGGAGCCAGAGGAAAGGGACCGCAAAAAATCAGACGAGCAAAAGCGATTTGAGAAGTTGAGCGAGGATATTCATGGGATTAGCCAACTTTTGAGAGCATATTCTCTCTACGAGCGGGATGTAGAGTACATCGTGAAGGATGGGAAAGTAATGATCATCGATGAAAATACAGGCAGGATCATGCCGGGCCGGCGTTGGAGCGATGGCCTGCATCAGGCTGTAGAAGCAAAAGAAGGTGTCGTTATTGAAAAGGAATCGAAGACCTATGCTACAATCACGATCCAAAACTACTTTCGCATGTATGAAAAACTATCTGGGATGACGGGGACTGCGGAAACAGAGGCCAACGAATTCCGTGATATTTATAATCTGGATGTGATGGTGATCCCAACCAATTGCCCGATGATCCGTGATGATCAGGATGATCTTATCTATAAGACGCGTCGGGACAAGTACAACGCTGTGATCAATGAGATTAAGGAAGCGAATGAACGTGGGCAGCCGGTATTGGTGGGCACGGTATCAGTTGAAGCTTCGGAGGTGCTCTCCAGGATGCTGAAAAGGAGCAACATTGCCCACAAAGTACTCAATGCTAAATTCCATGCACAGGAGGCTGAAATAGTGGCCCGAGCTGGAGAAAGAGGTGGCGTTACGATTGCAACTAATATGGCGGGCCGTGGAACAGACATCAAACTAAGCAAAGGGATTCCGGAGCTTGGCGGACTTTATGTAATTGGTACAGAACGACACACTTCCCGTCGCATTGATAGGCAACTTCGCGGTCGAAGTGGCCGACAAGGTGATCTTGGATTATCGCGCTTTTTTATTTCTTTGGAAGATGATCTTTTGAGATTGTTTGGAAATGCCGGGGCCATGGGTAAACTTTTGGAAAAGTCAGTTGGCGAAGGAGAGGTTCCACTCCCGAGTTGGGTAATCGAAAACGCTCAAAAACGAGTTGAGGAACAAAACTATTCGGCACGAAAGAGACTGCTTCAGTACGATGATGTTTTGAATAAGCAACGGGAAGTTGTCTACAGTATCCGAAATGATGCTATTCAGTCTAAATCGCCGAAAGGTATTGTTCTCGAGCTGGTTGAGGAGGAATTGGATTTTCGTTTGGAGGAGAGTGGAGTTTTCGATGAGAAGACTGTGAGTAATGGAGCGTTGGAGGTGTTCCAAAATTGGATAAAAACCCACTTTCCGGTGATTCTCAAAATTGAAGATCTTAGGGAGAGGGCCCCGGAAGGTATAAAGGCGCATGCTTTAGATCGGATCAAGACGGCATATGCTACAAAGGAATCGGTTGAAGAACCGGAAGCACTGCAGGCCTTAGAGCGTTATGTTGTTATTAACAGTGTGGATAAACACTGGCAGGATCACCTTACGGAAATGGATGATCTTCGGCAGAGTGTGGGTCTAAGAGGCTATGGACAGAAGGATCCTTTGAGCGAGTATAAGAGCGAGGCGTTTCTATACTTCGAGCAGATGATGGGCAATATTCGTTCTGATATCTGCATGAACCTTTTTCGTTCTGCGACTAACATCAAGGCTTTCGATAACATGCTCGCAATGCTCTCACGAACGGCTCGTAAATACGGTCCCGAGTCCGTTGATGGGTCCTCGTTTATACAGGGTTCGGGAACGGACAACAGGCAAACGGGGGAGGTGGAATTACCAAAAGTGACTGTTCGTAGAGAGGGCCCAAAGTTAGGAAGGAACGATCCGTGCATTTGTGGGAGTGGGAGGAAGTATAAAAAGTGTTGCGGTCGGCGGGTCTAA
- the lnt gene encoding Apolipoprotein N-acyltransferase: protein MTACVIPLLVFSLTVSLTVAAFPPAGFAEAAYVFSVPLIIWSFYRPNYRIFLGTSAIAGFVSWLILIWWLRHVTYLGTFALSGFLTLFLVGWALVVRMILPSIEGRGFSVRLPVLLGLAGFWVLLEYMRGFVLTGFPWLPLAASQWDRAAVLQIAAYTGYTGVSFVLIFFNLGLGVYLRRMLTRRRAEEWYEKICPEFYVALFLLVGTASGLIWSEVFNQRQERLFSVTLVQPYIEQPSKWDPEKTMEIFRTLEKQTLFADGLGGEVIFWPESVTPLPVKGNHLAREWTEELVRRIDNPIVMGNIAKEDEFWYNIVCAVTPDEGLIEPYYTKRKLVPFGEYVPFGGLLSFIDKFVPMAGLFRRGEKAVVIPVKIGNSTYRVGALVCYEDIFSQLSRENVKAGADLVFVATNNAWYGEEGGAYQHAAHSVLRAVETRRPFIRCGNSGWSGWIDEYGNVRKVLVVPEKGIYFRGSELFELKRDAKWVRRESFYVLYGDWFISICLGLSIWGYICFRFARGSRYEPGALLRGKRN, encoded by the coding sequence ATGACGGCCTGTGTCATTCCTTTGTTAGTATTCTCTCTGACAGTGTCTCTGACAGTGGCTGCCTTTCCCCCAGCAGGTTTTGCTGAAGCAGCCTATGTGTTTTCGGTTCCCTTGATTATTTGGAGTTTCTATCGCCCGAATTATCGGATTTTTTTGGGAACTTCAGCGATAGCCGGTTTTGTATCCTGGCTGATATTGATCTGGTGGTTGCGACACGTTACTTATCTTGGAACATTTGCTCTTTCAGGATTCCTAACACTTTTCTTGGTAGGGTGGGCCCTTGTGGTACGAATGATCCTTCCGAGTATTGAGGGCCGGGGTTTCTCAGTTAGGCTGCCTGTCCTACTAGGCCTGGCCGGGTTTTGGGTTCTGCTCGAGTATATGCGAGGATTTGTACTGACCGGGTTCCCTTGGCTTCCTCTTGCGGCTAGTCAGTGGGATCGCGCGGCGGTTCTACAGATTGCTGCATACACTGGATATACGGGAGTTTCTTTTGTCCTCATATTTTTCAATCTTGGATTGGGGGTGTACCTAAGAAGAATGCTGACTCGTCGCCGGGCGGAAGAGTGGTACGAGAAAATTTGTCCAGAGTTTTACGTTGCCTTGTTTCTGTTGGTTGGAACGGCCAGTGGGTTGATTTGGTCTGAAGTATTTAACCAACGGCAAGAGCGGCTCTTCAGCGTTACTCTTGTGCAGCCTTATATCGAGCAACCCTCGAAATGGGATCCAGAGAAGACGATGGAAATTTTCAGGACTTTGGAGAAGCAGACTCTATTTGCTGACGGGCTAGGAGGAGAAGTGATATTCTGGCCTGAATCAGTCACGCCTTTACCTGTTAAAGGAAATCACTTAGCGAGGGAATGGACTGAGGAATTAGTGCGACGGATAGATAACCCCATAGTGATGGGGAATATAGCGAAGGAGGATGAATTTTGGTATAATATCGTTTGTGCAGTGACTCCTGATGAAGGGCTTATTGAGCCCTACTATACCAAGCGAAAGTTGGTTCCTTTTGGAGAATACGTTCCGTTTGGTGGGTTGCTGTCATTTATCGATAAGTTTGTTCCTATGGCCGGTTTATTCAGGAGAGGGGAGAAGGCGGTCGTTATACCTGTTAAGATCGGTAATTCCACCTATCGCGTAGGGGCTTTAGTTTGCTATGAGGATATCTTTTCTCAGCTATCTCGCGAGAATGTCAAAGCCGGGGCCGATTTAGTTTTTGTGGCCACAAATAATGCTTGGTATGGAGAGGAGGGCGGGGCTTACCAGCACGCGGCGCATTCTGTTCTTCGTGCAGTAGAAACGCGCAGGCCTTTTATTCGTTGTGGTAATTCTGGATGGAGCGGTTGGATTGACGAGTATGGAAATGTTCGGAAGGTGCTGGTTGTTCCCGAGAAGGGTATTTACTTTCGTGGAAGCGAATTATTTGAATTAAAACGTGATGCTAAATGGGTCCGCCGTGAGAGCTTCTACGTTCTGTATGGAGACTGGTTCATCTCCATCTGTCTGGGGTTGTCAATTTGGGGTTACATTTGCTTTCGGTTTGCCAGGGGTTCAAGATATGAGCCGGGAGCATTATTGAGGGGGAAAAGGAATTAG